The DNA region GAGAGTCAAACATGCAACCTTAGGACTGTTAGACATTTGCGTTATACGTCCACACTAATTtaagtgtcccggatttacatttaatatgttacgtctagtctatgagaccagtctgTGGTTCCTGCTCCTGGAGACGGAATATTAGGAGGTAAGAATCCAATTAGACCCATGTCTACTACACAGTCCATCTTAACACTACAACTAGTGACTCAGACTGTCTGATCGATATGGTGGACTTAACATGGTGTATGTATCTTAATGGTAGCTGCACCAGGAGTGAAGGCCCTGATCGCTACAGCAGCAGGGGTGGTTATGTCCCAGACCGCACAGGTCTATCAGCATCACCTCCTCAGCCAGCCTGCCATACAGGTAGGGCttaatggctcacatcaacattcATGCTGCTTGTTATAAACATGCTGCTCAGTCTATATGATGTACATTAAATACTGTGTGTTGTCACAATAATGATGACTGCAGCAAGTTGAAcatgtggtggtggtgttttCCCACCCACAGATGCACCAACTAGTTAGGCAGATTGACGTAACACCACAGGCTGCCACCTCTTCACTTAAAACAGCAGCCACCTTGGCAGCCCCCACTGGAGTTGCCCCTTTCTCTGATAGCATATGTGGTAAGATGGGAATCCATATTGGATTTACATTCCCTATTAAGTTTGAACGTCATTTACCACACATTGAATACCCAGAGATTCaatacacattttttgttgttgtttctgaTACCGCCGCTTACCAATACAATTAGTCATCTGGGCCTAACAGCCAGGTATGTAACTACGATCTCACCCCTATAGACTTCTGCTCTATAAGAAAATGGATCATAAATAATAGATAATATCATGCATATCTTTCTCCCTGTAGTACTACTACAACTCCCAGACCCAACAGTACCTGTACTGGAACAGTGAGACACAGACCTACATCGCTGCAGCAGCAGAAACCACACAACAGCTGCAGACTCCAGCTGAGAACAGGCCTCTTCAGCAGCCTCATCAAGCAAATAATCCAAGGAGAGGAAGGACAAGCCCAAGAGCAAGTCTTCCCAGcaggtaacagacagacagacagagacaccccCTACAGGCAGGGGGAAGTCCCATACTGAAGCAATAGTGCCTATAGTGAGCTATGGTAAAAATAAGTGTTCTCTACCATCTCAGATAGCTAAAGACATTGAGTGCTGGGCCAATAGCCTGAACAAGCAGAAGAAGAGCTTCAAGAGCAGCTTCCTGGGGTAGGACAAGGACgaggacaggagagaggctgCCGCTGCCAATGCAGGCTTCTCCACCCTCTTTGAGAAAATGGTACTCATGGTTATAACCCTCTGAGTCAATACAGATGGCTCTTAGGTCAAGGTGCAGCAGTTACTGGATCAGTGAAGGATGATGACCTGTTTGATACGATGATGAGTGTGTCAGTTATGTCAATGAGCTGTTGTGTGTTTTGCTCCTCCAGCATGGTGGAGGGTTTGAGACCCAGCTGGTGAAGAACGAGCTGGTGAAGAAGGGAGAGCCAGAAACCCCAGCCAAGGTAAGGATGAGgcttaaggcgtcagcatgcttcagttcggctggcgccaAGCCGAACAAGTGGgcttgcatactcccttaaaagaccttcacttgaaaaacgagaaaaaagcgacaatagtactgtttgtccattttgagacgccataaccggtatacacttcctcaaaatagtcagaattaatctaagataactcaagaaatctgtcataaaTTTTTACGTTTTTTCCGAGATCTTAGGCGCGCAATTTTACatttaactaagatgtttggtgcagtatttcttgatgaaaaaaatgtgcatgaaaacaagtcgtctctcattgaatgacaacaacgactttattgaagaatccctactgttgaccaatcactgacgaagggGCATAGAATTCGGCTCCGAATttcggcttgcctccagaaaaaaaTTAGTGTGCCtgaacagccgaaaaaaccctcACAGAAGTCCaaaactatttttttttaaagtcacaaaatgtcatcataatatatgcacaaactcttctgaactgtttcggctgggaagcatgcggacgccacTGAAGCATTTTAGGATGCAAACAAAGATAGTTGCAGCTTGGGTTAAGAGTGTTTTTAGCTCCTTGGAGGCCATCTTGTggtgagatgttttgtcactgtgTATCTATTGGAAAGCCCGGCCCTCGATTCTCCAGTGGCTTGTGTAGCATGGTTCTCACTTAGAAGTAAAATGTTTGTGTGTATATTGCAGAGTAGCCTGGTGGCAGTTTACAGTGGGGGCAGTGACCCAGAGGAGGCAGCAGACCCAGATCAGGGAATTGGAGGTGATGAGCGGTCAGACAAGCTGACAGACTGGAGGAAGATGACCTGTCTGCTCTGTCTCAGGCAGTTCCCTAGCGAAGACGCCCTGCTGCTGGTGCACCAACAGCTTCAGACCTGCAGGATGGCAAGCAGCAAGCAGGATGACACTTTAATCGCTGAGTCTGGGTGGAAATATTTTGGGTTATTTTTAGCCCTACCATCTGCTCATGGTGTGCAGTTGTCCTTTAGCATAAGCAAGGTGAGAACACGCATTCTGTTGCACTTTCATGCCAAGACTAGTCATGCCTTTTAAATGTGTGAATTGCATAGTTCCCGGGGAGTATTAACCTTTTATTCTGTTGATCGTTTTAGCAAAACGTGGAAATTCACAGACGATCCAAACTATTGGATGCCGAGCTGGAGGAGTTGGAGAGAAAAGATATATAGAGGTAGGCTATTTCTACCATTCAAAGGGAGACTTTTAGAAAGTCGAGATATTCAATGACACCTCTGAGTTGTATCATGTTGATATTATTCTGTGATTCTCTGTGCAGCTGAAATACAGAGACAGAGCTGCTGAAAGAAGGGATAATTATGGTGTTCCTGAACCACCAGCACCCAAGAAGAAGAAATTCTATCAGActtgatacgccatcccatctggtttgggcttagtgggactatcatttgtttttcaacaggacaatgacccaatacacctccaggctgcgtaagggctattttatcaagaaggagagtgatggagtgctgcatcagatgacctggcctctacaatcccccgaccttaaccgaattgagatggtttgggatgagtcggactgcagagtgaagggaaagcagccaataagtgctcagcatatgtgggaactccttcaagactgttggaaaagcattccaggtgaagctggttgagagaatgccaagagtgtgcaaagctatcatcaaggcaaagggtggctatttgaagaataggttgggggattgtggaggccaggtcatctgatgcagcactccatcactctccttcttggtaaacacctttttggttaatacatgattccatatgtgttatttcatagttttgatgtcttcactattattcgacaatgtaaaaaattgtaaaaataaagaaaaacccttgaatgagtaggtgtccaaacttttgactggtagtgtatatgtgatATTACCTAGCGTCCTCTTGATAGACTAGGAGTATTATATCCAAAATAAATTCATCAAAGTCAAaagcatgtgtgtatatgtgttatgCACCAGGTTAATACTGGATTTAACCGTCTCAGTGTAATAAAGTTAACTCATTAGACGATGCAGGAATAGCCAAGGTGGCAGGAATGTCTCGACTTGGGCCAAGTCATGAGCACTGAGTACTGATGGCTAACTTAGTTAAGACAAGACCTGTGGTGTGATTCTTGTCTGTTTTGCATCAAACCACTCCTTGGTTTGTTTGAGTTGATGATTTAAGGGACCTTTGATTGTCTTTATGCACAGGTTGTCCTGTTATTACTTTGATCCATATGGGTTTGAGCTGGACACGATGCTGGAAGGAGGAGATCAAGGAGGAGCTTTACCTTACCAAACACCGCCTTTCGCTCTCTAGACCTGAGCTCCTGCCGCAGCTACAGGTATGTCtggtcagacagacagatgtcAGTCATACTGATCTACTGAGTCTCATTTTCACTGACACAGCACCACCACATAATGCTCCTCTGTGAGTAGGCTTAGGGTCTCCAAGCTTGTCCAAGGCCAACAGGTGTAGTCTTTGTGTTTCAAATTAGACTACTTACTCTCTGTCCTCTCGTCCCTTTCTCTCCACAGTGGGGCATAGCCCCTTGGTTCTGGCTGCTGTATAGGGTGTTCATGTTGCTCTACACCCTGATTTGGTGTATGTACTCTCACCTGCTGTTTTCCAATCCCAAGTGGCTCATCTTCTTCAGCCACCTGACCTACTGCCTGATGGTGGTCTACCACCTAGTGGCTTCCTGTAACCTGTCCTGTGCCAAGCTCCTGGTCAGGTGCCACTTCAGGGACCATAGAAAGACCTGTCCTGGAGGTAAGATGGCTGCCAACGCTGCACTTTAATTTATTGGTCGAAACACTGAACTGACTTATGTTTGCTTTTCATTCTTAGGGGACCAAACTAGAGAGTGTGGAAACGGAGCAGAGTCCTTGGGtcctttccccctcctctccccatctccctgaGACTGCAGTGGTTCCTCCACAGCCTGATGTGTGCCTTCTGCCTCACTGTCCTTCCTCTACTGGAGTCTCGGCTACCACATGGAGCACCACCCTCTGTCCGCCTTCAATCTCAACATGCACATTGGCAACTCTGCCCAGGCCCTTCTGGACCTCCTCTTATCAGCTACGCCCGTCCACCTGGCACACTACCTCTACCAGCTCCTCATTAGCTGCCTCTACATCCTGTTTGCTGTGGCCTACTGGCTGGCTACACCAACCTCATTGGGAAGCCTTAAATCTACAAGGTACTGGACTTAGGAGGGTGTCCCCTAGTGGCCTCTCTGTGCGTGCTGGGCTTTGCACTGGTCTGCCCTGCCCCACTGTCACTTCCTAGTGTGGAATGTGCACCTACTGAGGAGGCAGCTGGCAGGCAGGGTGAGGGGAGGTAGGCTGGGTCTGTGCAGGGAggcctggtggtggtggggggagggTGTGGGCAGGTGGCGGTCTCCCTCATGGACCCTTCCTCCTCAGTGTTCAGTCCCagaaggaggggagaggtccAGGGCGATGGAGCCACTCAGTCCCTGCTCTCATCCACCACCAGTACTCACTACAGTGCTGGCACTGTCTACCACTGAGGTCCACAGTCTGAACTTACATAGAGCTTGATGCCATGTTGTTTTACATGTTCTGCATAATGTCGTCTGGTCCCTGTCAGACCAAATAATACAATGCTTAATTGATATTATCTTCTCTTTGTAGTGTGTGGTGTTATAGTTTCCTGATTCAAGAGGTAACAAACATCACAGTGGCCGAATGTTCATCTTTGTATCTGCAGGGGGCAGTATCGTTATTAGTTGATTTCATCAGTGTTCAGCCTTAGTCAGTGGTCAGTATGGTCATTTCACATAGTAGGATCAATTCATTAGCCAGCTTACATGATTAGCACTGAGATTTTAGAGTACGCTAAAGTTAGTGATGGCAGTAATAACATTTCTGTTTTGGGGTTGTTGTTTTTCTGAATATTGTACAAGTTTGTTAAATTGCATATTTTATTAAAGTTTAAAACTATGGATGGACCCTACTTGCAGAATACACAGACCACTGTTGTCCTAGCCATCATCACACAAAGCAAATAACACAGCCACATGAAGTGGGGCTCCAATGACCGCAATGATGAAATGACAAGCAACCACCTCCCTCCATTCCTTCTCCCTTTGTCAAACAAAGTGCTGACACATTACATTATAGCCAAACTGTACCATACTCATATTAGTCTACTGTCAGTTGGAGGAAAGAGCATTACCTCCTCTGTCCCCCAGCACCTACCCACTGGTGACCTGGTTGTAGCCcagtctccctctgtcccccagcACCTACCCACTGGTGACCTGGTTGTAGCCcagtctccctctgtcccccagcACCTACCCACTGGTGACCTGGTTGTAGCCcagtctccctctgtcccccagcACCTACCCACTGGTGACCTGGTTGTAGCCCAGTCAGTCTCCCTCCTGGATTGAGTGAATTAGTGTAAAGCGGTGGCGGGTCGTGACATCACAGGTTCTTTATTGTAACTCGGCTTTTCAGGGGCAGCACAAATAGTTGTTTATTTGAGTCTGTTTAATTTATTTGTTAAAGACGATGAAAAAAGCTCAGGCAAATCCCTGCGGCTTTCATTCAATCACATCAGGTGGAGTGTGACCGGATTGGCCTATGGCCCAAGCCAGCCACAAGTCTCTCTGATTGACAGAGTGACAGCGAGGCCTCGGCAGATTAACTGACATCAAGGCACGACATTGACAGCCAGCTTTTATCTCCTTGTTGATTAATGCCACAGCTACAAAATGAGATGTGTCTATTCCCTCTGCAGAAGGTAAAACGGA from Coregonus clupeaformis isolate EN_2021a chromosome 12, ASM2061545v1, whole genome shotgun sequence includes:
- the LOC121578765 gene encoding RNA-binding protein 5-A-like, with product MCRSPSGTTTWADDMRPKSDMTDSAVTGAARSTSCPPPSPAESSKMRYEGGLAAVSLVGGMSQTSGEMTQSGMKDWTETQSGIMTIAGVTRDTLTDMMSAEIETALSFACPLQLTTVFLQRGRKSDRSEDGYLSDGDYQEQDYKMELGEEESKAIMLRGLSLQVTEEDIWAALEQLQGPQLVDIRLMKKRTSAPGVKALIATAAGVVMSQTAQVYQHHLLSQPAIQYYYNSQTQQYLYWNSETQTYIAAAAETTQQLQTPAENRPLQQPHQHGGGFETQLVKNELVKKGEPETPAKSSLVAVYSGGSDPEEAADPDQGIGGDERSDKLTDWRKMTCLLCLRQFPSEDALLLVHQQLQTCRMQNVEIHRRSKLLDAELEELERKDVQLKYRDRAAERRDNYGVPEPPAPKKKKFYQT